Genomic segment of Octadecabacter arcticus 238:
TTACTTTTTCTCCTTTGGAGTTACCTGCTGACGTTAGTCTGTACATTCACACCGTTCCCCTACCGAACTCAACAATAGCTGGCCCAGACTAGCTAGAAACACTTCTTGCCGGACTTACTAAAAGTAATGCACAAAATGAATTTCAAGTACTCGCTAACTTTAAAATGCTTCTGGATGAATTTCCCACCATGCTTTTAACAGAAGCTTTGGATGATCGCTATCAGTGCAATCAATAGGTCTTCCCTAAGAAGGGGCGTGGGACCCTCTCGAAAACACCCAAACGATTTTGATCAGGGGGGTATCCCGAGTCATCTACAAAATAAGAAAATATGTTAGCCACCAAGGATTGCTCCCCACGACTTCTCTAGATTTTTACAAAAAACAATTCAGGACAACGTTGGTGGTCAATGTAGGTGATAAGCGTAGGTGGTAGACATCCGCCAATCCCCTTATTTATATGACTTATAGGGTTGTGGCGGAGGCTCAGGGATTCGAACCCTGGGAGGACTTTCACCCTCGTCGGTTTTCAAGACCGGTGCATTCGACCACTCTGCCAAGCCTCCGCTTAGACATACCTTTAAGCAGGGCCAATTGATTCTAAAAGGACCTATGCACGCTCTTTTATCAAAGAGGAAATCCGCCGAAATGACACCAAAGCCTTTCAAAGGTGCGCGCGCGCAGCTAATGTCGCACAAAGGCCTGCGTTTGCAGGCAGATCTGACTGAGCAGAACAAGCCCGCAAAGGGCACAGCGCCGCAAAATACGGTGCAGATAAGAGGGCGAACAATGGCAAGAGAACTTTCAGGCAAATCATTGGTATCAAAAAAGAATTTCGGAATGGCATTGGCGATAACCACGGTACTGGCGCTGAGTGCTTGTGACGAAAACGGAGAATTTGCACTCCCAACTTTGGGCGGCGGTGCGGATGATGTCGTCACAGTCGCGCCCTCCCAAAGCGTACAACTGGTGGAACGTGACGTTGAAGCGCCCGACGCATTTCAAGTCACCGAAGCTGGTTTGTGGGACGGTCGCCCGTCGCTGGGCGGGGTATGGGTCGCCCATCCAGACGTCACAGAGCCTGAGCGCGTGATCATCCGCAACCAAGCCAACGGCACTTTCGTGATCGGGGCGCTTTTTAGCCGTGAACGCGACAATCCAGGTCCATCCTTACAGGTTTCATCTGATGCGGCCGCCACGCTGGAAATGCTCGCAGGATCGCCAACACAATTGCAAGTAACCGCGCTACGCCGTGAAGAAGTGGCCGACGCGCCGCAAGCCATGCCGACGGCTGATTTCGAAGCCCCAACAGACATTGCAGCCACACCTATCGACAGCACACCCCTAGATGCGCAGGACCCGATCGCAGCAGCTGCCGCAGCAATTGATGCCGCCGAAGCCGCAGCGCTGACCCCGGCCACTGCCCTGCCCGTTCCATCGCCGCGCCCAACCGCTGCCCCATCTGCCTCGGGTCTTGATCGCGCCTTTATTCAGATCGGCATCTTTTCGGTCGAAGACAATGCACGCGGCACAGCTGATCGGTTGCGTGGCACCGGAATTGTGCCCACAGTGCTTGAACAAACGAACCAAGGCCGCACATTCTGGCGCGTCATCGTTGGCCCTGCTTCTTCCGAGAACGAACGCGCCGAATTGCTGCGTCAGGTCAACGCGCAGGGTTTTGAGGACGCCTATTTTGTCACGAACTAATCCCCTCACCATCTAACCCACCGAGAGGCCCCATGATCCGCCACATCGCTGCCCCATTCGCCCTGTTTGCCCTGTTTATCGCCAGTGCTGCCCCCGTCGGCGCGCAGACGTTCGACACCCGCGCCTCGGCCGCCTATGTGCTGGATCATTCCACCGGCGTTGTCTTGCTGGCAAAAAACGCGGACGACCCGCTACCACCTGCATCTATGTTGAAACTGATGACGCTTTATATGGCGTTTGAGGCGATCAACCCGCTTAACGGGCAAGACCCGTTCCTGACGGTGGACGACGTGCTTCCTGTGTCCCAGCACTGCATGGATTATACCGGATCGACGATGTTTCTGGATACCACGGACCGCGTCAGGGTCGATGATCTGTTGCGCGGCATTATCGTGCTGTCGGGCAACGATGCGTCGTGCGTGATTGCAGAGGGTCTGTCGCGCAATGGCACCGAAGCGGGCTTTGCCCAGCAGATGACCGTGCGCGCGCAACAGCTTGGCATGCTGAATTCCAGCTTTGCCAATTCCAACGGTTGGCCAGCTGCAGGCCAGCGTATGTCCATGCGCGATCTGGGTCTGCTCGCCAATCGATTGATCACCGATTACCCGACCTTTTATCCACTCTTTGCTGAACAAGAATTCGACTATGACGGCGAACACCCTGCCAATACCCGAAACCGCAACCCGTTACTGTCGTTGGGCATCGGGGCGGATGGCCTTAAGACCGGCCATACAATCGAGGCGGGCTACGGGCTCGTCGGGTCAGCAAAACAAGGTGACCGCCGCATCATCTTCGTCGTCACCGGGCACGAAACAGTGCAAGAACGCGCCGAAGAAGCCGAGCGCATTGTCAATTGGGCCTTCCGCCAATTCACCCAACGCGACATTGCCCGCAGCGGTACCCGCATTGCGCAAGCCGAAGTGTGGCGTGGCGAGCAGCCCCTTGTGGGACTTTTGTTACAAGAAGATTTGTCTTTATTGGTCCCCACATCAGGTGGCAGCGAAATCAGCGCCGAAGTCGTCTATAACGGCCCGATCGAAGCACCAATTGCGCAAGGAGACACGATTGCCGAATTGGTGATCCACCTTGAAAACCTGCCCGAAACGCGCGTGCCGTTGGTTGCAGACGCATCTGTTGCATCCGGCGGGTTCAGTTCACGTCTGCGCACAGCGGCAGGTGTGTTGATTGAGAGGATCAACGCCACAGACTCCGACGCTGTTGAGGCGGAGTGATCATGGCCGAGCACGCCCATGACGGCCCCCCGCACGGGCTGTTTATCTCATTTGAGGGGATCGACGGGTCAGGCAAATCAACCCAGACCAAATTGCTCAAAGACCGCCTTCCAGATGCCGTGCTGACCCGCGAACCCGGTGGCAGCGCCGGTGCAGAAGAAATCCGCGCGCTCTTG
This window contains:
- a CDS encoding SPOR domain-containing protein, with amino-acid sequence MARELSGKSLVSKKNFGMALAITTVLALSACDENGEFALPTLGGGADDVVTVAPSQSVQLVERDVEAPDAFQVTEAGLWDGRPSLGGVWVAHPDVTEPERVIIRNQANGTFVIGALFSRERDNPGPSLQVSSDAAATLEMLAGSPTQLQVTALRREEVADAPQAMPTADFEAPTDIAATPIDSTPLDAQDPIAAAAAAIDAAEAAALTPATALPVPSPRPTAAPSASGLDRAFIQIGIFSVEDNARGTADRLRGTGIVPTVLEQTNQGRTFWRVIVGPASSENERAELLRQVNAQGFEDAYFVTN
- a CDS encoding D-alanyl-D-alanine carboxypeptidase family protein: MIRHIAAPFALFALFIASAAPVGAQTFDTRASAAYVLDHSTGVVLLAKNADDPLPPASMLKLMTLYMAFEAINPLNGQDPFLTVDDVLPVSQHCMDYTGSTMFLDTTDRVRVDDLLRGIIVLSGNDASCVIAEGLSRNGTEAGFAQQMTVRAQQLGMLNSSFANSNGWPAAGQRMSMRDLGLLANRLITDYPTFYPLFAEQEFDYDGEHPANTRNRNPLLSLGIGADGLKTGHTIEAGYGLVGSAKQGDRRIIFVVTGHETVQERAEEAERIVNWAFRQFTQRDIARSGTRIAQAEVWRGEQPLVGLLLQEDLSLLVPTSGGSEISAEVVYNGPIEAPIAQGDTIAELVIHLENLPETRVPLVADASVASGGFSSRLRTAAGVLIERINATDSDAVEAE